From the Oscarella lobularis chromosome 13, ooOscLobu1.1, whole genome shotgun sequence genome, one window contains:
- the LOC136194920 gene encoding pyridoxal phosphate phosphatase PHOSPHO2-like, which produces MAVVETILVVFDFDHTLIDVNSDTWILALKPDLKRLLQRRSGVCWTDLMNDVFAGLFDEGVGPEAIRQCVEKVPFHDDMKKTCSLLARAQNINLLLISDANRVFIDTILSAHGLDAAFDKIYTNPAEFDESGRLRVSYHHTHACKRCPKNLCKGTVLKDYLKDVSYAKKIYVGDGKGDVCPCLLLDSPTDYVLAKTGFPLLEILRDPDVGFKGNLVPWNTGTDVLEFVYKEILRTGAPGVRF; this is translated from the coding sequence AtggccgtcgtcgagacgattcTCGTCGTGTTCGACTTCGATCACACTctgatcgacgtcaactCCGACACGTGGATTCTCGCGCTCAAACCCGATCTGAAGCGTCTTCTCCAGCGTCGCTCGGGCGTCTGCTGGACGGATTTGATGAACGACGTCTTTGCGGGACTGTTCGACGAAGGCGTCGGACCCGAGGCGATTCGCCAATGCGTCGAGAAGGTTCCCTTTCACGACGACATGAAAAAGACGTGCTCGCTCCTAGCGCGCGCTCAGAATATAAACCTGTTATTGATATCCGACGCTAATCGAGTTTTCATCGATACGATTCTATCTGCTCACGGATTGGACGCCGCTTTCGATAAAATTTATACCAATCCagccgaattcgacgaaagtGGGCGTCTCAGAGTCAGTTATCATCACACCCACGCATGTAAAAGATGTCCCAAAAATCTCTGCAAGGGAACGGTGCTGAAAGATTATCTAAAAGACGTTAGTTACGCTAAAAAAATCTATGTCGGAGATGGAAAGGGAGACGTTTGCCCATGCTTACTGTTGGATTCCCCCACTGACTACGTTCTAGCAAAGACGGGCTTTCCCTTACTGGAAATCCTTCGGGATCCCGATGTGGGGTTCAAAGGAAATTTGGTTCCGTGGAACACGGGGACCGACGTGCTGGAATTCGTGTACAAAGAAATATTAAGAACAGGGGCCCCGGGTGTTCGATTTTAG
- the LOC136194914 gene encoding histone-lysine N-methyltransferase 2D-like, with translation MDPKRKLARPKAPAPPPPPPSSSHVKSSSTSSPSLFRALLYRCSNAEKQWIAVTKTLGTIAIAFDDPYRVEAIENGRTTISFEIHGEMKVRCKDMFVQWGSKNDVEMYGARFASKEASDQFRDCLTNVVSKSNDSKKKTPPPPPTISSNDLKIRVHLPAKQTTVVAVPQNFTMLKLLCLICERRHLNPRHHTLTLPPPGPGKEPVSFSGSTRLTSLDIQEVHLVALTNGNATGGGGGGTSGGISQLRLVVHLPYHGEKTVVAVPPQQPLLAFLEYLCEKRNLKRDDCSLELLSGRHKAVNMTLRVGDLKVNEIRLLHKKGSLKRSSCVIPPKGLGNASPSKPDHARQSSPAMKTKSHPQYGHIPLVPLNIAPQWERLFQIAGVSSAQVSDPKICKALNQFVLAKGGLEAFLKDEKAASAVCGSPGFRAIMKLDSKPPPPRRKASPSSLSTSSAGSSASDTQSATPRKKKPAPLPPRLAALKPADSEPNIASLSQPTRDGGGGERHARASSTPAPVVVQNVKRKAPAPPPPSPLKPKSLSESDKSKSTRDVDSPKKIRLGPSRPPGPPPVVSPVSPVSDECPVEELPPPPLPDDVGELPSDDLPPPPVDMFEDEVFLPPPPPPPLTTGDGDDLSGIVAMDVDELPPPLDDLSEPTTPMRGDLQSSFEMEMNQLVSLLDSVAAEAEGHIKEETIKNSPPPPPPKPSKPSKPPPPVIAKKPAAAPPLPTKPPPPIVAKPAPPKLKPPVPPPSPMMNQKKGEPVYALPIIQKPARASPPPRPPIPFDKSPLARRRAGTLPSPQPSPRSKRLAPPIKPIPYADSPAARRKELGSVSPKQEPVYAKVVKRGRSSTLPLPDDAAAAATPPSPLLRERSETPPAVLKGLVLSDGTGTVRGVKGQVRKVVGSFPDVNDAGSEGNSPRFEKKANTPPTPPTTTTTTTTTTTTTMSSERKTSGNNKPSAPIVFTIPPPPADSPPPPSPSSHLLLTNKKSPPSPLLLEETTDSVNRPSPLPPPLPLDAGEEEKDSLPAPDADLCPSPDALPPPPDSLFTVDDGDDFVALPPPPIADVDELFPPPPPPSMSKQSSTTSLPPPPPSLFDDDVAEDKVEDSLPAPPAIEPDVSVDDTADKVVGETAKEDVEKEGSAVDVASADSGLLTETQKDETPKPVYPTTEEKTDVDLVDGAEDQPKNFDISEAEPSSLPDAKTASSPREEIENAEPSADVSPTPLPDAALDGNATTTVEDHQGETIDATSNSPTDEPSNDDLPPPVVQTDDDTSDVPSTTDVNRNDPAAVSSTPEDVVTMTSADGAAPTEPLIVPNVPDDEPGTVSGPIINSEPDQKSDDAESSSPPVPPDDVSLPSPDAASIPQKAISNAEEPSTNGAAKETDPAENGKEEDSEKPHGDSPPSSSPPPLPPVDPPSDDDDGTPTKKSDDGVSPHRSLSKRSHSQEDLLSSGGAHDRVNRTSVSSSALSSGPHGKKGLKLRWNSELDLRTLYGEYSDTYSEVLTDIREGKQQSNLKKIPDVQPRRKSTGHTGMAAALFDALDVRRKKMIDRRKSNGFDENEEDGGEWE, from the exons ATGGATCCAAAACGCAAGCTGGCGAG ACCGAAGGCCCCGGCGCccccaccgccgccgccgtcgtcgtcccacGTCAAATCGAGCTCCACCTCCTCcccttctctctttcgcgCGCTCCTCTATCGCTGTTCCAATGCGGAAAAGCAATGGATCGCCGTCACGAAGACGCTCGGAACGATTGcgatcgctttcgacgatCCCTATCgggtcgaagcgatcgaaaaCGGACGAACG ACGATCTCGTTCGAGATTCACGGCGAGATGAAAGTGCGCTGCAAGGACATGTTCGTTCAGTGGGgatcgaaaaacgacgtcgagatgTACGGCGCCCGATTTGCGTCGAAAGAGGCGTCCGATCAG TTTAGAGACTGTCTAACGAACGTCGTGTCCAAATCGAACgattcgaaaaagaaaacgcccccgcccccgccgacgatttcg TCGAATGACTTGAAAATTCGCGTTCACTTACCGGCGAAACAGACGACAGTCGTAGCCGTGCCGCAAAA TTTCACCATGCTCAAACTTCTCTGTCTCATCTGCGAGCGACGGCATCTGAACCCTCGTCATCACACTCTCACTCTCCCGCCGCCCGGCCCCGGCAAAGAGCCGGTCAGCTTCAGCGGATCGACGCGACTCACGTCGCTCGACATCCAAGAAGTTCATCTCGTCGCACTGACAAATGGAAATGCGACTGgaggcgggggcgggggcaCCAGTGGCGGCATTTCGCaacttcgtctcgtcgttcatCTTCCCTATCACGGCGAAAAGAcggtcgtcgccgtgccgcCTCAGCAGCCGTTGCTGGCTTTTTTGGAATATCTATGCGAGAAGAGAAACTTGAAAAGGGACGACTGTTCGTTGGAGTTGCTGAGCGGTCGACACAAGGCCGTCAATATGACGCTTCGGGTCGGCGATTTGAAAGTGAACGAGATACGTTTGCTGCACAAGAAAGGAT ctttGAAGAGGTCGAGTTGCGTTATTCCGCCCAAGGGTCTTGGCAACGCTTCTCCTTCGAAACCCGAT CATGCTCGTCAGTCGTCTCCGGCAATGAAAACAAAA AGTCATCCCCAATACGGTCACATTCCTTTGGTG CCTCTCAATATCGCTCCTCAGTGGGAACGCCTGTTTCAAATAGCTGGAGTATCTTCG GCTCAAGTCTCAGACCCCAAAATATGCAAAGCTCTCAACCAATTCGTTCTCGCTAAAGGCGGACTGGAAGCGTTCCTGAAAGACGAGAAAG CGGCGTCTGCCGTCTGCGGCTCGCCCGGCTTCCGCGCCATAATGAAACTCGACTccaagccgccgccgccgcgacgcaaagcgtcgccgtcgtcgctctccacCTCATCGGCCggctcgtcggcgtccgACACCCAATCAGCGACGCCACGCAAGAAAAAACCGGCGCCACTCCCGCCCCGTCTCGCCGCTCTCAAGCCGGCCGACTCCGAACCGAACATCGCGAGTCTCTCGCAGCCGacgcgcgacggcggcggcggcgaacggcACGCGCGTGCGAGTTCGACACCCGCGCCTGTTGTTGTTCAGAACGTCAAGCGAAAAGctccggcgccgccgccgccgtcgccgctcaaACCGAAATCCCTATCCGAGTCGGATAAATCGAAGTCGacacgcgacgtcgattcgccgaAGAAAATTCGCTTGGGTCCGTCGCGACCGCCTGGGCCGCCGCCGGTTGTGTCGCCCGTGTCGCCCGTGTCCGACGAGTGCCCAGTGGAGgaacttccgccgccgccgctgcctgACGACGTCGGGGAGCTTCCGTCTGACgatttgccgccgccgcctgttGATATgttcgaagacgaagtgtttttacctcctcctcctcctcctcctctgaCTACCGGCGATGGTGACGATTTGAGTGGGATTGTAGCGATGGATGTTGATGAATTGCCTCCTCCGCTTGATGATCTCTCCGAGCCAACGACGCCCATGCGAG GCGATCTTCAATCGTCGTTCGAGATGGAGATGAATCAACTGGTCAGTCTCCTCGATTcggtcgccgccgaagccgAAGGTCATATCAAGGAGGAAACGATCAAGaattctccgccgccgccgccgccgaaaccGTCAAAACCGTcgaaaccgccgccgcctgtgATAGCCAAAAAACCCGCCGCGGCTCCACCGCTTCCCACTAAACCTCCCCCACCCATCGTCGCCAAACCGGCACCTCCTAAACTCAAACCGCCCGTGCCTCCCCCTTCACCTATGATGAACCAGAAAAAAGGTGAGCCGGTTTACGCTTTACCGATAATACAGAAGCCGGCGCGCGCTTCACCTCCACCGCGACCGCCAATTCCCTTCGATAAGTCCCCCCTTGCGCGACGCCGAGCCGGTACTCTGCCTTCACCTCAGCCATCTCCTCGGTCAAAGCGATTGGCTCCGCCAATAAAGCCGATTCCGTACGCCGATTCGCCAGCAGCGAGACGGAAAGAGCTCGGATCGGTGTCGCCGAAGCAGGAACCGGTTTATGCAAAAGTGGTCAAGCGAGGTCGATCGAGCACTCTTCCGCTTCccgacgacgcggcggcggcggcgacgccgccgtcgccgttgttgAGAGAAAGATCGGAGACGCCGCCGGCCGTGCTGAAAGGTTTAGTCCTGTCGGACGGCACGGGAACGGTGCGCGGCGTCAAGGGACAAGTGCGAAAGGTCGTCGGATCGTTTCCGGACGTGAACGACGCGGGAAGCGAGGGCAATTCGCCGCGCTTCGAGAAAAAGGCAAACACGCCACCGACGCCacctacgacgacgacgacgacgacaacgacgacgacgacgacgatgtcgtctgAACGAAAGACGTCTGGTAATAATAAACCGTCGGCTCCAATCGTTTTTACGATTCCTCCGCCGCCCGCCGActcgcctccgccgccttcgcCATCCTCTCATCTATTATTGACGAATaagaaatcgccgccgtctcctcTATTgttggaagaaacgacggaCTCCGTCAATAGGCCGTCGCCTCTGCCACCACCGTTGCCGTTGGATGCcggagaagaggagaaggattCGCTGCCGGCTCCTGATGCGGATTTGTGTCCTTCACCTGATGCGCTTCCACCTCCTCCTGATTCTCTATTTACCGTCGATGATGGTGACGATTTTGTCgctcttccgccgccgcctatTGCCGATGTTGACGAGCTGtttccgcctccgccgccgccgtcgatgaGCAagcagtcgtcgacgacctcgcttcctccgccgccgccgtcattgtttgacgatgacgtcgccgagGACAAGGTCGAAGATTCGTTGCCGGCACCTCCGGCAATCGAGCCCGATGTTTCGGTGGACGATACAGCTGATAAGGTAGTGGGTGAAACAGCAAAAGAGGACGTTGAAAAGGAAGGATCTGCGGTTGATGTGGCTTCAGCTGATAGCGGTTTGCTAACGGAAACTCAGAAGGACGAAACGCCTAAACCAGTTTACCCTACAACGGAAGAGAAAACGGATGTCGACCTCGTTGACGGCGCGGAGGATCAACCGAAGAACTTTGACATAAGCGAAGCTGAACCGTCGTCCCTTCCTGATGCCAAAACAGCGTCCAGTCctcgagaagaaatcgaaaacgcAGAGCCGAGTGCTGACGTTTCTCCGACGCCTCTTCCTGACGCAGCATTGGACGGCAACGCTACTACTACTGTTGAAGATCATCAAGGAGAAACCATCGATGCCACATCGAATTCTCCCACCGACGAACCGTCGAACGATGATCTACCTCCTCCCGTTGTGCAAACGGATGACGATACGTCAGATGTCCCTTCGACTACAGACGTGAATAGAAATGACCCGGCAGCAGTGTCAAGCACTCCAGAAGACGTTGTGACTATGACTTCAGCAGACGGTGCTGCTCCCACGGAACCACTTATAGTACCCAATGTGCCTGACGATGAGCCCGGTACAGTGTCAGGTCCAATCATCAATTCCGAGCCTGATCAAAAAAGCGATGATGCAGAGTCGAGTTCTCCACCAGTGCCGCCCGATGACGTTTCACTTCCTTCTCCTGACGCAGCGTCGATTCCTCAGAAAGCAATCAGCAATGCAGAGGAACCGTCCACCAACGGAGCAGCGAAGGAGACCGACCCGGCGGAAAATGGCAAGGAAGAAGACTCAGAGAAGCCTCATGGCGATTCCCCCCCTtcatcttctcctcctcctttgcCTCCTGTCGACCCtccgagcgacgacgacgacggtacgccgacgaagaagagcgacgacggcgtttcgcCGCACAGAAGTCTGTCGAAACGTAGTCACAGCCAAGAGGATCTTTTATCGAGCGGCGGTGCTCACGATCGCGTCAATCGAACGTCCGTGAGTTCGTCGGCTTTGAGCTCGGGACCGCACGGAAAGAAAGGTCTCAAATTGCGTTGGAACTCGGAGTTGGATTTGCGTACGCTCTACGGCGAGTACAGCGATACGTATTCGGAAGTTTTGACGGATATAAGGGAAGGAAAGCAGCAGTCCAACCTGAAAAAA ATTCCCGACGTTCAGCCGAGACGGAAATCTACTGGCCATACCGGCATGGCTGCGGCACTATTTGACGCATTGGACGTCAggcgaaagaaaatgatTGACA GGAGGAAGTCCAATGGTTTTGATGAGAATGAAGAAGATGGTGGTGAATGGGAATAA
- the LOC136194918 gene encoding testis-specific serine/threonine-protein kinase 3-like, protein MAGGDIDKYALGATLGTGAYAKVKLAQRRDSGAKLAVKIVNKKRAPKDYLAKFLCREMEVLSQLQHQHIIKLHEILETEQKVYFVMDVAEGGDLLDYINNRGYLSEDESRRVLRQTVLAVQHCHENGIVHRDLKCENILLDKNNDVKVSDFGFARPFRKSQLLETFCGSYAYASPQILNGEPYEGNLSDIWSMGVVAFAMVCGRLPFNDSNVKVLMAQIRGRLNFSSRTSPECRDLIRKMLAIRAEERITIKGILRHPFLAVESTSPTKTIRPPSIMCASPHSTAAFKEIVKEEEKATIAAKTSNTNISPKNSKGNQRETDSVTEKIEALLLDDSREARSESNDGSSGEGVAGNRRKSSSADSQHKKKGVFAKFKRSGKDFFKNLKL, encoded by the exons ATGGCGGGCGGAGACATAGACAAATACGCCTTGGGAGCCACACTCGGCACGGGCGCGTACGCCAAAGTCAAACTGGCCCAACGACGAGATTCGGGCGCTAAG CTAGCTGTGAAGATTGTTAACAAAAAGAGAGCTCCGAAGGACTATCTAGCAAAATTTCTCTGTCGAGAAATGGAAGTCCTATCACAACTACAACACCAGCATATT ataaAATTACACGAAATTCTTGAAACCGAGCAAAAGGTATACTTCGTCATGGACGTCGCCGAGGGCGGCGACCTTCTCGACTACATCAACAATCGCGGATACCTGTCGGAAGATGAATCACGTCGCGTACTCCGGCAGACGGTGCTCGCTGTCCAGCACTGCCACGAAAACGGCATCGTACACAG AGATTTGAAGTGCGAGAACATTTTGTTGGATAAAAATAACGACGTTAAAGTTTCGGACTTCGGCTTTGCGAGACCGTTTCGAAAGTCGCAGCTACTGGAGACGTTTTGCGGCTCCTATGCGTACGCGTCGCCCCAAATTCTCAACGGAGAGCCGTACGAGGGAAATCTGTCCGACATATGGAGCAT ggGAGTCGTCGCCTTTGCTATGGTCTGCGGTCGTCTTCCATTCAACGACTCAAACGTCAAAGTCCTGATGGCGCAAATTCGCGGACGACtgaatttctcgtcgagaacgtctCCAG AATGTCGCGATTTGATTCGCAAGATGCTCGCCATTCGAGCCGAAGAACGAATTACGATCAAAGGCATTCTCCGACATCCcttcctcgccgtcgaatcgacgtcaccaACTAAGACGATACGACCGCCGAGCATAATGTGCGCGTCGCCGCACAGCACGGCGGCGTTCAAAGAAATTGtcaaagaggaggaaaaggcgacgatAGCGGCGAAAACTTCGAACACGAACATTTCGCCGAAAAACTCGAAAGGAAATCAAAG GGAAACGGATTCGGTTActgagaaaatcgaagctttGCTTCTGGACGACTCGCGAGAGGCCCGAAGCGAGTCGAATGATGGTAGTAGCGGCGAAGGCGTCGCTGGCAATCGGCGAAAGAGTTCGAGCGCCGACAGCCAGCACAAAAAGAAGGGCGTCTTCGCCAAGTTCAAACGATCGGGCAAGgacttttttaaaaatttgaaattgtag
- the LOC136194915 gene encoding TPR repeat-containing protein DDB_G0287407-like, whose translation MGCSPSAPNISRSEFEARFDVLQKKIFLLESELNDKRPNEAMQSHHGGATANADPAPSRDETKTKQRRFPRRAAAPGDVSLGEAASYRPETVAECWQLADATCARLGDAKKRAAVAAAATKARRGWKTIRLFVSSTFTDFYSEREALVKEVFPDLKAWCQARKLHLVECDLRWGVPKDTTSEETLRTCLSEIDRCFEDNAEPFFLNMISERTGWIPEPTEVPGLLAAQYGWIHGLSVTEMEIMHGAYRKKNANALFMIRNPSFLTSVFEDVKYLFVDSNPIAGEKLKALKKAIRKRFPNQSFNYSAIFSNVDSSTGRPELKGLEDFKATVHRFFKEKLEAAYPLDNTSSHDVVESQRIAHEIFVDSRGGTVLGREEILDEIQSYINGSGRSTTPLILVGSAGAGKSAVMARSAVTTLGNAKAGAIPGAGLKTWRVFYHFIGAAPGSTDIGHLLQRLLRELKFMRENVPSDIEKLVQETNRALADPNAAPSILYIDALNQLDDDLNAKSLKWLPEVLSSNVRVVLSMINQTDYHRSLASRSNSPKQVFCGPLNLSARRAIITETFARYNKRLDDSQMRLLLSKDGSANPLWLSLACEELRLFGSFERVLDKIRELADDLLSLLQQILSRLEEENGGHLVIATLCLLECSRHGLLESELLVLLGDEGDILPPEDGWLDVEAATGGADDAHVDVDAIVADLKAEVEMTYRTDAVDKLASQLENTGIDSSVAQPKRFSEPLAAAKWSLVYRGLRQFLRPCGDSGEGRLDFYHRTMSKAIRLKYFAHDDKAFTKFQYTWWHGKLAGFFESVDDMDRRSEELPYHLEKLLDHSRLARCLVEWPMFDRLFEEQSRLDLLKSWRKAGGYKAASACYMEALSVLRKSDSCKPEELSLRLEKVARFLSLAGEYSDAFALLEEAQRIAESHLGSEPERMADLYYALADTKSEVAKLQDFIDSNTAVQSKAVIDLARKSIEIRKTLPGDENAKKLGLAYLLTSFHLSSFFQARGKTPDLTSQQAKEQGVEMAREAIKIFQQLGDGERLAEAYMVIGLHIDSKNPNQLEYLQKGLSLCLRSCGRYHMLTARFHINIGIYYEDNGDYFKAYEYFKDWAEICTEVYGPSHPKTKRAKGTLEEPMYAKIRMQLEQKGHLDAQ comes from the exons ATGGGCTGTTCGCCGAGCGCGCCCAACATAAGCCGATCCGAATTCGAAGCCCGATTCGACGTCCTACAGAAGAAAATCTTCCTACTCGAGTCGGAACTGAACGACAAGCGCCCAAACGAAGCGATGCAGTCGCACCACGGCGGCGCAACAGCGAACGCAGACCccgcgccgtcgcgcgacgaaaccAAAACGAAGCAGCGCCGATTTCCCCGTCGCGCGGCGGCCCccggcgacgtttcgctcgGCGAAGCGGCGAGCTATCGACCGGAGACGGTCGCCGAGTGCTGGCAATTGGCCGACGCGACGTGCGCGCGACTCGGCGACGCTAAAAaacgcgccgccgtcgccgcggcggcgacgaaggcgagacGCGGCTGGAAAACGATTCggcttttcgtttcgtcgacgttcacggATTTCTATTCGGAACGCGAAGCGTTGGTGAAGGAG gtttttcCCGATTTGAAGGCGTGGTGTCAAGCGCGAAAACTTCATCTGGTCGAATGCGATTTGAGATGGGGTGTGCCCAAGGACACGACGTCCGAAGAGACCCTGCGAACGTGTCTGAGCGAGATCGATCGATGCTTCGAAGACAACGCGGAGCCGTTCTTTCTGAATATGATAAG tgAGAGAACGGGTTGGATTCCTGAGCCGACTGAAGTGCCGGGGCTACTGGCCGCTCAATACGGTTGGATACATGGGCTATCCGTCACGGAAATGGAAATCATGCACGGTGcctacagaaaaaagaatgcTAATG CCTTATTTATGATAAGAAATCcgtcttttttgacgtccGTTTTCGAGGACGTGAAGTACTtgttcgtcgattcgaatcCGATTGCTGGCGAGAAATTGAAGGCGCTGAAGAAGGCAATACGAAAGAGATTTCCC AATCAATCGTTTAATTATTCGGCCATCTTTTCTAACGTCGATAGTTCCACTGGTCGGCCCGAATTGAAAGGTTTGGAGGACTTCAAGGCAACG GTTCACCGATTTTTCAAGGAGAAACTCGAGGCGGCGTATCCATTGGATAATACTAGCagtcacgacgtcgtcgaatctcAAAGAATAGCTCACGAA ATCTTTGTGGACAGTCGCGGCGGAACGGTCTTAGGACGGGAAGAAATTCTCGACGAG ATTCAATCTTACATAAACGGGTCGGGTCGATCGACGACTCCTCTCATTCTCGTCGGCAGCGCGGGCGCCGGCAAGTCGGCGGTGATGGCTCGCAGCGCCGTCACAACGCTGGGCAACGCCAAAGCGGGCGCCATACCAGG TGCGGGACTGAAGACGTGGCGCGTTTTCTATCACTTCATCGGCGCCGCGCCCGGGTCGACGGACATCGGTCATCTGTTGCAGAGGTTGCTGCGAGAATTGAAGTTCATGCGC GAAAACGTTCCCTCGGACATAGAGAAGCTCGTGCAGGAAACGAATAGGGCACTCGCCGATCCCAATGCAGCTCCGTCGATTCTCTACATCGACGCTCTCAATCAG CTTGATGATGATTTGAATGCGAAATCTCTCAAGTGGCTCCCCGAAGTGCTCTCGTCGaacgttcgcgtcgttctgTCGATGATCAATCAGACGGACTATCATCGCTCTCTCGCCTCGCGATCCAATTCGCCTAAGCAAGTGTTCTGCGGTCCGCTCAATCTATCGGCGAGAAGG GCTATTATCACGGAAACGTTTGCTCGCTATAACAAGCGACTCGACGACAGTCAAATGCGTTTGCTTCTCTCCAAAGACGGATCGGCGAATCCTCTCTGGTTGAGTCTTGCCTGCGAGGAACTTCGTCTCTTCGGAAGCTTCGAGAGGGTTCTCGACAAAATTCGCGAGTTGGCCGACGATCTTCTTAG TTTGTTGCAGCAAATATTGTCTCGactcgaagaagaaaacggcggtCATCTCGTTATTGCGACCCTGTGTTTACTCGAGTGCTCTCGACACGGTCTGTTGGAATCTGAATTGTTGGTGTTGCTAGGCGACGAGGGCGACATTTTGCCGCCGGAAGACGGCTGGCTCGACGTGGAAGCAGCGACAGGAGGAGCTGACGAC gctcacgttgacgtcgatgcgATTGTCGCTGATTTGAAAGCAGAAGTCGAGATGACCTACAGGACGGACGCCGTAGACAAACTAGCTTCTCAACTTGAAAACACTG GTATTGATTCGAGTGTCGCTCAGccgaaacgtttttctgagCCTCTCGCCGCGGCGAAATGGTCTCTGGTGTATCGAGGCCTGCGACAGTTTCTTCGGCCGTGCGGCGACAGCGGGGAAGGTCGCTTGGATTTCTATCACAGGACGATGAGCAAAGCGATCAGACTGAA GTATTTTGCACATGACGATAAGGCGTTCACGAAATTCCAGTACACGTGGTGGCACGGAAAACTGGCCGGGTTTTTCGAATCGGTCGACGATATGGATAGGAGATCGGAA GAACTTCCTTATCATTTGGAAAAATTGCTGGATCACAGTCGTCTCGCTCGTTGTCTCGTCGAATGGCCCATGTTCGATCGTCTCTTCGAGGAACAGTCAAGGCTCGATCTATTGAAATCTTGGCGAAAA GCGGGCGGATACAAGGCAGCCTCGGCTTGCTACATGGAAGCTTTATCCGTCCTAAGAAAATCCGATAGTTGCAAGCCCGAAGAGCTCTCCCTAAGATTAGAAAAAGTGGCTCGATTCTT GTCGCTAGCCGGCGAGTACTCGGACGCGTTCGCGTTGCTCGAAGAGGCGCAACGAATCGCGGAATCGCATCTCGGTAGCGAACCGGAGCGAATGGCAGATCTCTATTACGCTCTAGCTGACACAAAGAGCGAG GTTGCGAAACTGCAAGATTTTATTGACTCCAATACGGCTGTTCAGTCGAAAGCCGTTATCGATTTGGCGCGGAAGAGTATCGAAATACGGAAAACGTTACCCGGCGACGAAAATGCC AAAAAACTCGGATTGGCCTAtcttctgacgtcgtttcacTTGTCGTCCTTCTTTCAAGCGAGAGGCAAGACGCCGGATTTGACTTCACAGCAAGCGAAGGAACAGGGCGTCGAAATGGCAAGAGAAGCAATAAAGATATTCCAACAA ctcggcgacggagaaCGCCTAGCGGAAGCCTACATGGTCATAGGCCTTCACATCGACTCAAAAAATCCTAATCAGCTCGAG TACTTACAAAAAGGCCTTTCGTTGTGCTTGCGCTCGTGCGGACGCTATCACATGCTGACCGCTCGTTTTCACATCAATATTGGGATCTACTACGAGGACAACGGCGACTATTTCAAGGCGTATGAATACTTCAAAGATTGGGCTGAAATATGCACGGAG GTCTACGGTCCTTCTCATCCTAAAACGAAGCGGGCTAAGGGAACTCTCGAAGAGCCAATGTACGCCAAAATTCGTATGCAATTGGAGCAGAAAGGGCATCTCGATGCGCAATAA
- the LOC136194919 gene encoding homologous recombination OB-fold protein-like gives MSNKTFFSVEDDDFFGDEDLELPLPTKPSTQPLRPSQNKIPQSNVELRGGIAQLRPSLSRLAAFEYNPPSKKSKPASPTETEFPKSKSSLSNDEPARSCSLQKSQADSVVSEKKKIAVRNPARKKSPLLRRSHNKDDLDPDFTGNPWLLMNEQLGISGKTHSPLNSFTVANTLKQASLGRLADGKVAHLRVLVKSISQTGNSTSALLKDPTGEISGSIHRKLFEQHGSALSVGSVLILKRATVFSPTGRRHYINVTPANVVRLYPAKTAQATLASIDKALLEGILDSLGENPQAEDSITSLLDGLNDDDFN, from the exons ATGTCAAACAAGACTTTCTTTTCGGTGGAAGATGACGACTTTTTTGGAGACGAG GATCTGGAGCTCCCTCTGCCTACTAAGCCGTCGACACAACCATTGAGACCGTCtcagaataaaattcctCAGAGCAACGTCGAATTGAGAGGAGGAATCGCGCAGCTTAGACCGTCTTTGAGTCGATTAGCCGCTTTCGAGTATAATCCGCCTTCAAAGAAGAGCAAACCGGCGTCTCCTACCGAAACGGAATTTCCAAAGTCAAAATCATCTCTATCAAATGACGAACCAGCGAGATCATGCTCGCTGCAAAAATCTCAGGCTGACAGTGTAGTAtcggaaaaaaagaaaattgcaGTTCGAAATCctgcgagaaaaaagagtccTCTTCTACGACGTAGTCACAATAAGGATGACTTGGATCCCGATTTCACTGGGAATCCGTGGCTACTAATGAACGAGCAACTTGGAATTTCGGGCAAAACGC ACTCGCCTCTCAATTCATTCACTGTGGCCAATACACTCAAACAG GCTTCGTTGGGACGACTTGCCGACGGAAAAGTCGCTCATCTACGCGTTCTCGTCAAGTCGATCAGTCAGACAGGAAACAGCACGAGTGCCCTTCTCAAAGATCCAACGG GCGAAATATCTGGATCGATTCACAGGAAACTCTTCGAACAACACGGATCGGCTCTAAGTGTCGGATCAGTATTGATTCTCAAGCGG GCCACCGTATTTAGCCCGACAGGCCGCCGTCACTATATCAACGTAACGCCAGCAAATGTAGTCCGACTCTACCCAGCAAAAACAGCCCAAGCAACGCTTGCATCAATAGACAAAGCGCTTCTAGAAGGGATTCTGGACTCTCTGGGTGAAAATCCGCAGGCTGAAGACTCCATTACTTCTCTGCTCGACGGACTCAATGATGACGActttaattag